From Plasmodium chabaudi chabaudi strain AS genome assembly, chromosome: 12, the proteins below share one genomic window:
- a CDS encoding conserved Plasmodium protein, unknown function (term=structural;date=20110203;qualifier=method_exon=changed gene model, changed coordinates of eoxn 5 based on homology;curatorName=ucb@sanger.ac.uk;~term=annotation;date=20180319;qualifier=added_GO:0016021;curatorName=ucb@sanger.ac.uk;~;query 1-47; ~;query 100-105; ~;query 150-155; ~;query 204-850; ~;query 911-921; ~;query 990-995; ~;query 1042-1096; ~;query 48-70; ~;query 80-99; ~;query 106-128; ~;query 132-149; ~;query 156-176; ~;query 181-203; ~;query 851-873; ~;query 888-910; ~;query 922-944; ~;query 972-989; ~;query 996-1015; ~;query 1019-1041; ~;query 71-79; ~;query 129-131; ~;query 177-180; ~;query 874-887; ~;query 945-971; ~;query 1016-1018; ~tmhmm; query 1-1097): protein MMKQFTKEYYSYFSVSRKKTLMVEKDIKTRYYSDRTAFRIKGNLKHVFVLDNVDATIGLSLMNVTIFLLGGLTNNRINVCISTYLQGLIFILSLMCYIIQTNFQKSIIADIFFVLLLFVSCILPFLSIKLNGCFNSIIFFPICIILLFSKYHLRNLFLLELGLILKILILIMAININETNIYIILLLLSSFFFSIIFYRYLYFFSKTISISFTTPKNLMMIFPYINEYQEICLLKLADIIIDTNNYMNIKLNVFCHDIPQINITQQKKHHENLQLNISRIINKFYTLKNQKIFLNFPPYYCLKALYYKKLNLMALYIEKKKKKIKKLYSQSHNTHLYFLLELSKKMKNCFIYYDIPCNHPPTNLLLNTGSTKESAPVLKEDKPQGDIIKKADPQKDVVKKREPKKDAVKRKEPKKDAAKRKEPKKDAVKEDKLRRAKQRDEKRYNDKRKEKQSKKKEIKRIISIFKNNLFYSKVCSKQLEDNPPKKIRIDNVKKNKIEKKAKINDLFTSTIRDDTKPELKGVRKNERTSKRDGKKRERLKEDQKRGEQIQRKRKNNYKNYESTLESSVTDNFMHIKPYDVNQIKKLDLRLVGKYRDTANEEVKNKLNKPRKKKDRSKNYAKQEMKTELDSKYKNRNHSDTKKHKKNNKKKFIEQRKHGHEMYQNLSNQEVYTKSSTEKNNVLDKTEYPIYDRYIRKYDDKTNYNILSKFKKSLEQKEKEIKCSFKINKNDNTYKYNELKGNDFIEINKKHKKKTDTSKQKSYSFYSNDNQYISDEKIIFINLSCLFYVLIHKIKQLLKYIEKINLVVQGLDFKQGVSPKQNFLLSFIDQKVERYYILWSNMFDLIYHIENYIIHILLILVFTFSSILIRIAPIHLSRSYMLFKIPSFIICFILRFFVFPIIAILIFMPIIKIKSVNPKNGFIIKIIFFILGIFIMILSVLDYLWTIVLVHKNYWNLDQAVRIALLNAYKCSLFSESEFVFFVPVFYFLIMHRLKSLWYLYIIWLFIINIIYWLFITSPLVGIKLNLSLITLIIMCILFIIRPFEIVKRDLFCRFVLPYILFLDDILHFVNNEKELKYLSYTDYPHTYTKTNTDTHT from the exons atgatgaaacaGTTTACCAAGGagtattattcatatttttcggTCTCTCGTAAAAAAACACTGATGGTGGAAAAGGATATAAAAACACGGTACTATTCAGATAG aaCAGCATTCCGTATAAAAGGAAATCTCAAACATGTTTTTGTATTAGATAATGTAGACGCAACAATAGGGTTATCACTAATGAATGtcactatatttttacttggAGGATTAACAAATAATAGGATAAATGTTTGTATTTCAACATATTTACAAGGactaatatttattttaagtttaatgtgttatattattcaaaCAAACTTTCAAAAAAGTATTATAgcagatatattttttgttcttcTGTTGTTTGTATCCTGTATATTaccttttttatcaatCAAATTAAATGGCTGTTTTAatagtattatatttttccctatatgtataatacttttattttcaaaatatcatttaagaaatttatttttgttagaACTTGGattgatattaaaaattttaatattaattatggccataaatattaatgaaacaaatatatatataatcttactattattatcttctttcttttttagtattatattttatagatatttatattttttttcaaaaacaATTTCTATTAGTTTTACTACACCAAAAAACCTAATGATGATTTTCCCATACATTAATGAATATCAAGAAATATGTTTACTTAAGCTAGctgatataataatagacacaaataattatatgaatataaaattaaatgtcTTTTGTCATGATATACcacaaattaatataacacaacaaaaaaaacatcaTGAAAATCTACAATTGAATATTAGtagaataattaataaattctatactttaaaaaatcaaaaaatattcttaaaTTTTCCTCCCTATTATTGTCTAAAagcattatattataaaaaattaaatttaatggCATTATatatcgaaaaaaaaaaaaaaaaaattaaaaaattatattcacaATCTCATAAcacacatttatatttcctcTTAGAGTTgtctaaaaaaatgaaaaattgttttatctATTACGACATTCCATGCAACCACCCCCCTACAAACCTTCTACTAAACACGGGGTCCACCAAAGAATCAGCTCCTGTCCTGAAAGAAGACAAGCCACAAGgagatataataaaaaaggcgGACCCTCAAAAGGATGTGGTAAAAAAGAGAGAGCCAAAAAAAGATGCAGTAAAAAGGAAAGAACCCAAAAAAGATGCAGCAAAAAGGAAAGAACCCAAAAAAGATGCAGTAAAAGAGGACAAACTGAGAAGGGCCAAACAACGCGATGAAAAAAGATACAATGACAAACGAAAGGAGAAACAATccaagaaaaaagaaataaaaagaataataagcatttttaaaaacaatttgttttattctAAAGTATGTTCTAAACAACTAGAAGACAATCCccctaaaaaaataagaattgataatgtaaaaaaaaacaaaatagaaaaaaaagcaaagaTAAATGATTTGTTTACAAGTACTATTAGAGATGATACCAAACCAGAGCTAAAGGGAGtgagaaaaaatgaaagaaCATCAAAAAGGGATGGCAAAAAACGGGAACGACTAAAAGAGGATCAAAAAAGGGGTGAACAAATACAaagaaaacgaaaaaataattataaaaattatgaatcaACTCTCGAATCAAGTGTTACTGataattttatgcatataaagcCATACGATGttaatcaaataaaaaaactgGATTTAAGATTGGTTGGAAAATATAGAGATACAGCAAACGAagaagtaaaaaataaattgaataaacctcgaaaaaaaaaagatagaagtaaaaattatgcaaaGCAAGAAATGAAAACAGAGTTGGACAGCAAATATAAGAATCGAAATCACAGTGacacaaaaaaacacaaaaaaaataataaaaaaaaattcattgaGCAAAGAAAACACGGACATGAAATGTATCAAAATTTGTCAAATCAAGAGGTATATACAAAATCTAGtacagaaaaaaataatgtccTAGATAAAACTGAGTATCCTATATATGATCGATATATTAGAAAATATGatgataaaacaaattataatatcttatcaaaatttaaaaaaagtttagagcaaaaagaaaaggaaataaaatgtagtttcaaaataaataaaaatgataacacttataaatacaatgaattaaaaggaaatgattttatagaaattaataaaaaacataaaaaaaaaacagacacaagtaaacaaaaatcatattccttttattcaaatgataatcaatatatatctgatgaaaaaattatttttataaatttatcatgtttattttatgtattaattcataaaattaaacaactcttaaaatatatcgaaaaaattaatttagtTGTCCAAGGCCTCGATTTTAAACAAGGAGTTTCTCCTAAACAAAATTTCCTTTTGTCATTTATCGATCAAAAAGTTGAAcgctattatatattatggtCTAACATGTttgatttaatatatcacattgaaaattatattatacacattttattaatactcGTTTTTACCTTTTCTTCCATTTTGATTCGAATAGCCCCCATACACCTAAGTCGGTCTTATATGTTG TTCAAGATACCAAGCTTTATAATATGCTTTATCCTTCGCTTTTTTGTATTCCCAATAATTgctattttaatttttatgccaattataaaaattaaatctGTAAATCCAAAAAACGGtttcataattaaaattatattttttattttgggaATCTTCAT tATGATTTTATCGGTGCTAGATTATTTATGGACCATTGTTTTAGTTCACAAAAATTATTGGAATCTAGATCAGGCCGTTCGAATAGCTTTACTCAACGCATATAA ATGCAGCCTATTTTCCGAATCcgaatttgttttttttgttccagtgttttattttttaattatgcaTAGACTCAAAAGTTTGTggtatttgtatataatatggctatttataataaatataatatattggCTTTTTATTACATCACCATTAGTAGGAATAAAACTAAATCTTTCTCTCATAActcttattattatgtgtATTCTATTTATCATTAG acCTTTCGAAATTGTAAAAAGAGACTTGTTTTGCAGATTTGTTTTaccttatattttatttttagatgatattcttcattttgttaataatgaaaaggaACTTAAATATTTGTCCTACACAGATTATCCCCACACGTATACCAAAACAAATACCGACACccatacataa
- a CDS encoding conserved protein, unknown function (term=annotation;date=20180504;qualifier=removed_product=conserved Plasmodium protein, unknown function;qualifier=added_product=conserved protein, unknown function;curatorName=ucb@sanger.ac.uk;~;query 1-27; ~;query 28-50; ~;query 51-268; ~;query 247-247;GPI_cleavage_site_score=1.1019999;~tmhmm; query 1-269) produces the protein MESENYYKKKSMFENGVSKKKRINKKSVFFSMTYLTITFIICFIGGIILGILTTSYTPEISIMENDENIFKFILKDDKIIIGGKLNINLNVKNNTLLSYTLHAKNVKYFYYPVGANPTCFLYNGGVEDASSNQLPLQHKSEIAIPLNQNENGFTTEIFLKIKYRLLNPFTYIYTIPLHLGYIILDSHKREIQSLYNDCKRFNILYFSVLFDELYISNKIKTINNDKRYELIFSCKCFVDSNVDNFFNSSPVNKNIILQDLNNNPNLLD, from the exons atgGAGAGTGAAaactattataaaaaaaaaagcatgTTTGAAAATGGAGTATCCAAGAAgaaaagaataaataaaaaatcagtATTCTTTAGTATGACCTATTTGACGATaacttttataatatgCTTTATAGGAG GAATAATACTTGGAATTTTAACGACATCCTACACCCCCGAAATAAGCATTATGGAAAATGATgagaatatatttaagtttatattaaaagatgataaaataattataggaggaaaattaaatataaatttaaacgttaaaaataatactctACTATCTTACACACTTCATGCAAAAAacgtaaaatatttttactacCCAGTGGGAGCAAATCCTACATGTTTTTTGTACAACGGAG GAGTCGAAGACGCGTCCTCTAACCAGCTTCCTTTACAACATAAAAGTGAAATAGCTATCCCATTAAATCAAAATGAGAATGGATTTACCACTGAAATTTTt ttgaagataaaatataggCTATTAAATCCGTTTACGTATATTTACACAATTCCACTGCATTTaggatatataatattggaTTCTCACAAAAGGGAAATTCAGtcattatataatgattGTAAAagatttaatatattatatttctcAGTATTGTTtgatgaattatatatatcaaacaaaataaaaacaataaataatgataaaagatatgaattaattttttcgtGTAAATGTTTTGTGGATAGTAATGtagacaatttttttaattcatctcctgtaaataaaaatattattttgcaagatttaaataataatccaAATTTGTTAGATtga
- a CDS encoding ADP/ATP carrier protein, putative (tmhmm; query 1-345; ~;query 1-11; ~;query 103-122; ~;query 205-249; ~;query 339-344; ~;query 12-31; ~;query 80-102; ~;query 123-145; ~;query 185-204; ~;query 250-269; ~;query 316-338; ~;query 32-79; ~;query 146-184; ~;query 270-315; ~pfam_scan;Pfam:PF00153.23; E()=6.6E-7;score=29.0;query 248-340;description=Mito_carr;~pfam_scan;Pfam:PF00153.23; E()=2.8E-8;score=33.4;query 19-108;description=Mito_carr;~iprscan;InterPro:IPR023395 : Mitochondrial carrier domain;Superfamily:SSF103506; score=2.22E-38;query 20-332;description=Mitochondrial carrier domain superfamily;~iprscan;InterPro:IPR002067 : Mitochondrial carrier protein;PRINTS:PR00926; score=2.6E-10;query 34-48;description=Mitochondrial carrier protein;~iprscan;InterPro:IPR002067 : Mitochondrial carrier protein;PRINTS:PR00926; score=2.6E-10;query 137-155;description=Mitochondrial carrier protein;~iprscan;InterPro:IPR002067 : Mitochondrial carrier protein;PRINTS:PR00926; score=2.6E-10;query 257-279;description=Mitochondrial carrier protein;~iprscan;InterPro:IPR002067 : Mitochondrial carrier protein;PRINTS:PR00926; score=2.6E-10;query 83-103;description=Mitochondrial carrier protein;~iprscan;InterPro:IPR002067 : Mitochondrial carrier protein;PRINTS:PR00926; score=2.6E-10;query 21-34;description=Mitochondrial carrier protein;~iprscan;InterPro:IPR018108 : Mitochondrial substrate/solute carrier;Prosite:PS50920; score=10.692;query 248-341;description=Mitochondrial substrate/solute carrier;~iprscan;InterPro:IPR018108 : Mitochondrial substrate/solute carrier;Prosite:PS50920; score=10.07;query 122-213;description=Mitochondrial substrate/solute carrier;~iprscan;InterPro:IPR018108 : Mitochondrial substrate/solute carrier;Prosite:PS50920; score=12.923;query 16-108;description=Mitochondrial substrate/solute carrier;~iprscan;InterPro:IPR018108 : Mitochondrial substrate/solute carrier;Pfam:PF00153; score=2.9E-8;query 19-108;description=Mitochondrial substrate/solute carrier;~iprscan;InterPro:IPR018108 : Mitochondrial substrate/solute carrier;Pfam:PF00153; score=6.8E-7;query 248-340;description=Mitochondrial substrate/solute carrier) — translation MEIYYLKKKKKISYKGLFITTFLTHGGANIISKFVVSPFERIVIIRQIQPVFFKNILIQPNFTYSNIIKSIYKNQGLTSFWWGYNASIFNFLSFSFLRLLFHDQIKYNISEQIKDKEYLKKNYFLTTFFLLYTSSSLSSAVSYPLDTIHNCMALNHENLKNKKLYKRGICLFIYDQLLKKRIKNLYAGYSLCLLNFIPYLAITIKLNELFTKYFTEINFDKKNYSFQNDKKNNNNLNEEYKELFKKTPNFLSHIILGVLTGYIAQFATYPLETLRRKYQYRTMYEQNFIKLINHNNKLNTIKHKTFVNKITNMYKGFTMHSLKLIPEYLIFSCFFYYVKNNMPI, via the exons atggaaatttattatttaaaaaaaaaaaaaaaaataagttataaaggattatttataacaaCCTTTTTAACCCATGGAGGGGCAAACATAATTTCGAAATTTGTCGTTTCGCCTTTTGAGAGAATTGTAATCATTAGACAAATACAacctgttttttttaaaaatatattaatccAGCCaaattttacatattcaaatataataaaaa gtatatataaaaatcaaGGCCTTACGTCATTTTGGTGGGGATATAATGCcagtatttttaatttcctATCATTCAGCTTTTTAAGATTATTATTCCAtgatcaaataaaatataatatatctgAACAGATTAAAgataaagaatatttaaaaaaaaattattttttgacaacgttttttttattatatacatccAGTTCCTTATCTTCAGCTGTTTCATACCCCCTAGATACGATTCATAATTGTATGGCATTAAATCATGAGAATCTTAAGAATAAAAAGTTGTATAAAAGAGGAATAtgcttatttatatatgaccAACTACTAAagaaaa gaataaaaaatttatatgcagGATACAGTTTGTgcttattaaattttatccCCTATCTAGCAATCACAATTAAGTTGAATGAGCtgtttacaaaatattttactgaaataaattttgacaaaaaaaattacagctttcaaaatgataagaaaaataataataatctgaatgaagaatataaagaattatttaaaaaaacacccaattttttatctcatataattttaggAGTCTTAACAGGGTATATTGCACAATTTGCTACATACCCCCTTGAAACAttaagaagaaaatatcaATACCGTACTATGTATGAACagaattttattaaacttATAAATCACAAcaacaaattaaatactataaaacacaaaacatttgtaaataaaataacaaatatgtataaaggGTTTACAATGCATTCCCTTAAGCTTATTCctgaatatttaatattcagttgttttttttattacgtcaaaaataatatgcctATATAG
- a CDS encoding conserved protein, unknown function (term=annotation;date=20180518;qualifier=removed_product=conserved Plasmodium protein, unknown function;qualifier=added_product=conserved protein, unknown function;curatorName=ucb@sanger.ac.uk;~;query 298-298;GPI_cleavage_site_score=0.24939999): MNSYNVKTFFISNLKHNFIKIQKQYGGASLLTKIGQSFNQENFKNMKTKLSNYQKGSLNVLSNDNNIFKNLIDIFKNTNIKDKLKLGDDTEKKEKEFFDYYVKCLMKYEGIFTYRKFKSFLKDLCDYFKIYSITYKYKKKMNPQLEKLKKQYEVLNSFLPHELDSDDYKIFHSESKKYLAQSANVDLDFINELLLFHDSLKTDRTWFYRRIVLKRKLPESFEEREIEAPYDRPVMKTFNYGVKESSLEYEHYMNQNGRKLKFKKWISKKHPWFRKNTSGKNRWATRPYTKKFPYLYYSSIPKHMYLSKNKPKIKR; this comes from the coding sequence atgaaCAGCTACAATGtgaaaacattttttatttcaaactTGAAACATAACTTTATAAAAATCCAAAAGCAATATGGTGGTGCCTCCCTATTAACCAAAATTGGCCAGTCCTTTAATCAAGagaattttaaaaatatgaaaacaaaattaagtAACTACCAAAAAGGCTCATTAAATGTTTTatcaaatgataataatatatttaaaaatttaatagatatatttaaaaatacaaatattaagGACAAGTTAAAATTAGGGGATGATACAGagaagaaagaaaaagaattttttgattattatgtaaaatgtttaatgaaatatgaaggcatttttacatatagaaaatttaaatcttttttaaaagactTATgtgattattttaaaatttatagtattacatataaatataaaaaaaagatgaatCCACAacttgaaaaattaaaaaaacaatatgaaGTCTTAAATTCCTTTTTACCACATGAATTAGATTCTGatgattataaaattttccattcagaaagtaaaaaatatttagcCCAATCAGCTAATGTTGATTTAGACTTTATCAATGAATTGCTTTTATTTCATGACTCATTAAAAACAGATAGAACATGGTTTTATCGAAGAATCGtattaaaaaggaaacTCCCAGAAAGTTTTGAAGAACGAGAAATCGAAGCACCATATGATAGACCCGTAATGAAAACATTTAATTACGGAGTTAAAGAGTCTTCTTTAGAATATGAACATTATATGAATCAAAATGgaagaaaattaaaatttaaaaaatggatttcaaaaaaacatCCATggtttagaaaaaatacatcAGGAAAAAATAGATGGGCCACTAGGCcatacacaaaaaaattccCATACTTATATTATTCTTCTATACCTAAGCACATGTATCtatctaaaaataaacctaaaattaaaaggtAG